In a single window of the Chloroflexota bacterium genome:
- a CDS encoding Rieske 2Fe-2S domain-containing protein, whose product MLTQFENDTLAQVGPGTTMGNLFRRYWMPALLSWELPEADCPPVRLRLLGEDLIAFRDTTGAVGIVDNYCPHRRASLFFGRNEEAGIRCVYHGWKFDVNGDCVDMPSEPA is encoded by the coding sequence ATGCTGACGCAGTTTGAGAACGACACTCTCGCACAGGTTGGGCCCGGCACGACGATGGGCAACCTGTTCCGCCGCTACTGGATGCCCGCGCTTCTGTCGTGGGAGCTGCCTGAGGCCGACTGCCCGCCCGTGCGCCTGCGACTGCTGGGCGAGGACCTCATCGCGTTCCGCGACACGACCGGTGCCGTCGGCATCGTCGACAACTACTGCCCGCACCGGAGGGCGAGCCTCTTCTTCGGGCGCAACGAAGAGGCCGGCATCCGCTGCGTCTACCACGGCTGGAAGTTCGACGTGAACGGCGACTGCGTCGACATGCCCTCTGAGCCCGCCGA